taaaaattgaattattaatagaGTATTAGCAATTTTAGAATTCCTAAatctttataattatattagtaGCTTAAATAACATTtcgaaatttatattttatcttatgtAATTGTTagatttaattcttttttataaaaattgcttaaatatatactataaatataatgataaaaaaaaactatattcatttttacaattcatataattaaaaaactaCGTTTTTCTAATACGATTATTTATGTGTTCGTGCagatgatatatttatacattatatgtttattatactttttctaaataaatatattaacttaaaaagaacaaatacgtacataaaaCTACGAACGTTtcatttaacaaataataatttaattttcatcCAATTAAGAGCTATATCCACCAAAAATAATTTGGGGAGTATGAAAAATCAGTCTTTATATATCTTCgaaatttatacttttacgGCATATTAGGTGATTCGCTGTAAATTTGATTTCTTACTTGTATTAAAGATCAAATATTACTCATATGTTTATCTAGTTACCAgtttaaaatttacaaataaaatgcaaAGTTATAAAAGTGTagttttctttataattatctttattttattgttataataattaaaatttttttacaaataattatattttctagaatataattttaaaaaatttagaattattaataggAAAACATCGCTGGAATCTGTAATACTTCTACTAGGAGTTAGaacaatatattatctatattctctactatctatattctatatatacaccatattcaaaatattatgaaatcaTATAtctgcttttttattttattttgaaaagaattaatacaaaaattatttactattttaaataaattatgtatcttgaatatttattaatgcactcagtttatattttttaattaaatctatttttttataaatattattgtgATAAAATCTTTAGAGTTTATgtttgaaattattttttctatctctgtagaaaaagaaattgtagttacatatttttaatataattttaagaagaaataatgaaaaactaattaaataaatgataatagcatttttttaattaaaggaatattatattatttttaattatatcctTGATCTGTATATTACCGCATTAACGATTTACATTATGGAACGAAAAATTAAGACActgttatttattaaaatttatgctTTTGTGTTTATAAGTTGGATATGTCATTTTTACACTTATATGGTTATGatagttttatttaaatatgtatatattatttatatttttcgagttttatttttttcaagatTTTATCTTAGTGagaatttattcatttgattaaatgataaatttttttttgctttttcagAGTAAGCAAAACAAATATTTGGTTGAGTGCTACAATCAgcatagaaaaatatatgcaagaAACTATCGTTTACTGGCGAAATATAAGCAGGATAAGGATTCAATTATTGTATGTTTAGAGGAAGAAATGCCAAATAGAGTaaacgataaaaaaaatatatctaatagTGAAAAATTGCTCCCAAGAGAAAAGAAACAGTCAAATGGAAGTTTCCAAATAAATGTAAGAggccataaaaaaaatataaaaaataaatcttgtatatttgaaacTAAACAGTATTcttatatggaaaaaaaaatattcaaagaacttgattatgtagattttcttaaaaacaacAGAACAATAAGTGAtaatacttataaaaaaataatatataaaaaattcggATTGCGATTTGCTTTACCtatattcctattttttGGTCTTATCAATATCATTTGTGTTAGATTTTTTTTGTGGATATGGGATGTTTGTTCGTTTTTTtagattaattaaaattactcAGGATTCGGATGGATCAAAAATTTAACTTTAAAGTTGTGGTATTCCCCTTTTAAATGGTTATTTATAAGTCAAAAAGCGATTAGTAAATCAACTAATCCCAAGTAAACGCTGTATAGATGGATATATGGTTTCAGAGGGTTTTTGtggattttttatatattttgtaccttttattatattaggtATCATACTTATTTTAGGGGTTGTTTATTACCATAAGaaggttaaaaaatatgaaaaaattaagtttacaaaaagataaaatgaattataaaaagtatttttttttttctgcaatGAAAACTTCAATATGAGCTAATATGTGCATTATCTTGAATGGCACATGTGATatgtattttcataattgCATATATCTTATAAAAGGTTGTACATGTAAATGGTCTCATTAATACACATTAGTAAAAAGAatttctcttatttttttgttaattttaatgttttaatgtttttcaatttgtatttattgcTTAAGCTTAATTGATTATTTTTGACTTAATATATACGCTTGTGTATTTCCATATATTCCTATGGAATATATGTGCTTCTTTGttgtaattaattaatattaggacaatttatttattatgttatatgtcttgtgtaaatttatattttaactataaataataattcttcaTATTATTCTATCTTTTACTAgtctaaaataaatatttgtttactTATTTTGGAAAACGTTTGATaagaattaaattaaaaatatatgtatcttgttttattttaagtgacatggaacaaataaatatatatattacataaaagcaaacataaaatttattatataaaatacgttttttgtgatatatattataaagcaATTTTATTGTAAAGCGCTTTTCaaagtatttataatttttttttgcatgatataaaaaataaaataaaaatatataataaaatatctttattaattttaggGTACTTATAATAGTTCAATATTTTAGCAattctaaatatttacaattaagTGGATAGTTACTctgttttataatttttgtatttttttgaacTGTGGTGTTAATTCAGTAtgggaaaaattaattgtatataCGCTATAtagaatacatataaacaaatatactatatatatttttagtcttttatgttattaaaaGATTAAATTAATGAGTTAAAAGTAATGAATTCttaatgtataatatgcataaatacaaTTTCTTTCATAAtggtaaaatattaagtatatttttatataagtaaaaatataaattatctttaaaggtaataaaaaaatatataatttttctacatttatatagtaacgtgaaattatttttattttgtatacttcctaattttatatgtatattaatatgttatgtaaatagttaatattattttgaagatatataaaaatgtatgtagtttatattgaaaattgctaattaatttatatcaataatatttcttttttaaatgaaatgaaattaaaaaaaaattatttatctataaacaattcataaatatattactttgtTCTTTTTGATGACTTGggttttaattatatctattaaaaatatttctgcatttttttgtataaattttttgtgtaataattttatattaagtaTAAGGAGGAATTTTTAagtgttaaaaaataaaaaaaatacagaaaaatttccgttataaatgtaaaagtatgctaattaattttatactataataatgaaggaaaaaaattgaattattctaaattcctatataatagaaaacaTTATCAagtaaaaatacaatatattaatataaataaaatatttaaaatttaggCTTGCAGAAAATAATTCTGTATCTATagataaatgtaataatgttACGACgttaataagaatatatatataagataaCAATTCACCTatgttatacatattaaagaagtagaaaaataaatattttttaagaaaatttatatatttctttactatttcttaatttagaaaaaactggaatatttaaaaaaaaaggttaaaaatatatttttaaactatacatttaattaaaacaaaaaataactatttataattaattgttATGAGA
The genomic region above belongs to Plasmodium malariae genome assembly, contig: PmUG01_00_8, whole genome shotgun sequence and contains:
- the PmUG01_00022200 gene encoding fam-l protein, with translation MERKIKTLLFIKIYAFVFISWICHFYTYMSKQNKYLVECYNQHRKIYARNYRLLAKYKQDKDSIIVCLEEEMPNRVNDKKNISNSEKLLPREKKQSNGSFQINVRGHKKNIKNKSCIFETKQYSYMEKKIFKELDYVDFLKNNRTISDNTYKKIIYKKFGLRFALPIFLFFGLINIICVRFFLWIWDVCSFF